In Amphiura filiformis chromosome 1, Afil_fr2py, whole genome shotgun sequence, the following are encoded in one genomic region:
- the LOC140163823 gene encoding gamma-aminobutyric acid type B receptor subunit 1-like: MCTLMSTTGITNWSIYSNMAWMTWRGYFAMIWLTMSLRTHAISSTPISATMENLSTHTLSPRGNTSNDGRAGVYFSGSTSSDFLVSQESTSGIPDANRQKIPLYIGGFFSLGGLWDGSGVLPAVEMGLDHVNNRTDILEEYELKMIWNDTQCQSSIANRMFIDQLLHEPTQIILLGPPCSTSAQVIAKSAHFLNLITLSYAAESLALSNKDIYPHFYRTVALGSSSNFAIIRFMQHIGWSRLATIQQTEAFALSVEDLGSKLKGSNLTLVTSETISTNPYIPVANIKKRDAKIIYMFIYEDKARKILCEARRQGMATAEYVWIMPGWYTQQWWTEDNNAINCTVDEMNDAVNSTTILTTHQLHPGPKDGRTISEFTPKQLESELRDRFTWPQNQNYTMTDYGPNGYDAIWAIALMLNKSAQVLAEKVFEDGKKRRLEDFHYEDSELFLETFVYNLDQTDFDGMTGHVTFRDGDRLADTSIGQMQEYAQVTVATYFIKQDSLLLENNIIWKGGYVPLDHTRILRLEHYHGISYPSYIAMCLFAGIGILLAGIFLVFNIRYREKRLLKRSSPNINNLVIIGNILIYISVPIAGLDHVSLDTLQAACQARIWFLSIGFVLAFGSMFSKIWRVYRVAALKTPVRRVITDGYLFIMIFVFLCIDVFLLTLWQAIEPMHLEPKNLTVKESDLINQHVVNIHYIQQCTSDNLIYWLLPLYTYKGLLLIFGTFLVWETRKVTIPALNDSKLIGICVYNTIVLCIVGVSVSFLISDNTSWLFIFTSGIIIFCATFSQLVLFIPKVMLLRKYPDGLTSTSISTLVTQGNGRRKSSLGDTWNGQIYGKNPPAEVENKYGHDRENGNDTLNDCVKNGHDNRKNILAGVENSSVNGKDIIAVFVGESNNKGNLEDGQNLENIVDEMENKDSIKDDTATTATVVVYNVDDDVFDEYDTKF; this comes from the exons ATGTGTACATTAATGTCTACCACTGGAATTACCAATTGGTCTATCTACTCAAACATGGCATGGATGACGTGGAGGGGATATTTTGCAATGATATGGTTAACCATGTCACTGAGAACTCATGCCATATCGTCAACCCCAATTTCTGCAACCATGGAAAATTTGTCAACGCACACTTTATCACCTAGGGGCAACACAAGTAACGACGGCCGCGCTGGAGTATATTTTAGTGGGAGCACAAGTAGTGATTTTCTGGTATCTCAAGAAAGTACCAGTGGTATCCCTGATGCCAATCGTCAGAAGATCCCACTTTATATTGGTGGATTCTTCAGCTTAGGTGGATTATGGGATGGTAGCGGCGTACTTCCTGCAGTGGAAATGGGGTTAGATCATGTCAATAATAGAACAGATATCTTAGAAGAATATGAACTGAAAATGATATGGAATGATACACAG TGTCAGTCTAGTATTGCCAACCGTATGTTCATCGATCAACTCTTACACGAGCCTACACAGATTATACTACTAGGACCTCCATGTTCAACCAGTGCGCAGGTCATTGCCAAGAGTGCTCACTTCTTGAACCTCATTACG TTGTCCTATGCTGCCGAATCACTTGCACTTTCAAATAAGGACATATACCCACACTTCTATCGGACCGTTGCTTTGGGTTCATCTTCCAATTTTGCAATTATCCGCTTCATGCAACACATTGGTTGGAGCAGACTGGCTACAATTCAGCAAACAGAAGCGTTTGCTCTA TCAGTAGAAGACTTGGGATCCAAATTGAAAGGTTCGAACTTAACACTGGTTACATCTGAGACGATATCCACTAATCCATATATACCTGTAGCAAACATCAAG AAGCGTGATGCCAAGATCATTTATATGTTCATTTATGAAGACAAAGCTAGGAAGATATTATGCGAG GCACGCAGGCAGGGCATGGCTACAGCAGAATACGTGTGGATAATGCCTGGCTGGTACACACAACAATGGTGGACAGAAGACAATAACGCAATCAATTGCACCGTGGACGAAATGAACGATGCTGTTAATTCAACAACAATTTTAACAACGCATCAGCTACATCCAGGCCCCAAAGATGGACGAACAATTTCAGAATTT ACGCCCAAGCAACTGGAATCCGAACTTCGAGATCGATTTACATGGCCGCAAAATCAGAATTACACAATGACCGATTATGGCCCCAATGGATACGATGCTATATGGGCTATTGCTTTAATGTTGAACAAAAGTGCCCAAGTACTGGCGGAGAAAGTGTTTGAAGATGGTAAAAAACGTCGATTGGAAGATTTCCATTATGAGGATAGTGAACTGTTTTTGGAAACATTTGTTTATAATTTGGACCAAACTGACTTTGACGGAATGACG GGTCACGTTACTTTCAGAGATGGCGATCGATTGGCGGATACATCAATCGGACAAATGCAAG AATATGCACAGGTTACCGTAGCTACGTACTTCATTAAACAAGACAGTTTGTTGTTGGAAAATAATATCATATGGAAAG GTGGGTATGTTCCATTAGACCATACAAGGATTTTACGTTTAGAGCATTATCATGGAATCAGTTATCCATCCTATATAGCAATGTGCCTATTTGCTGGGATAGGTATACTTCTGGCAGGGATCTTCTTGGTATTCAACATCAGATACAGAGAGAAAAG ACTTCTGAAACGTTCCAGTCCAAACATAAATAATCTTGTCATCATTGGAAATATCTTGATTTACATAAGCGTTCCTATCGCAGGACTTGATCATGTCTCACTGGACACTCTTCAGGCAGCTTGTCAG GCGCGTATATGGTTTCTTTCCATTGGTTTTGTATTAGCTTTTGGTTCCATGTTCAGTAAAATTTGGCGTGTGTATCGAGTGGCTGCTTTGAAAACACCTGTAAGAAGG GTTATCACGGATGGGTATCTGTTCATCATGATATTCGTATTTCTGTGCATTGATGTGTTTTTGCTAACTTTGTGGCAAGCTATAGAACCAATGCACTTGGAGCCAAAAAACCTAACTGTTAAG GAGTCCGACTTGATCAATCAACATGTTGTCAACATCCATTACATTCAGCAATGTACATCGGATAACTTGATCTATTGGTTGTTGCCGCTTTATACCTACAAAGGTCTTCTCCTTATATTCGGCACGTTTTTGGTTTGGGAGACAAGAAAG GTTACAATTCCAGCACTCAACGACAGCAAACTAATAGGTATATGTGTGTACAATACAATTGTGCTTTGCATTGTGGGAGTTTCCGTTAGTTTCCTGATATCCGATAATACGTCATGGCTCTTCATCTTCACTTCAGGCATAATCATCTTTTGTGCTACATTCTCCCAATTGGTTCTTTTCATTCCGAAG GTAATGCTACTTCGTAAATATCCTGATGGATTAACTAGCACAAGCATATCCACTCTAGTAACACAAGGAAATGGAAGAAGAAAAAGTTCCTTAGGGGATACTTGGAACGGTCAAATTTACGGAAAGAATCCCCCTGCAGAGGTAGAGAATAAATATGGACACGACCGTGAGAACGGTAACGACACACTCAATGACTGTGTGAAAAACGGCCATGACAATAGGAAAAACATCTTAGCAGGTGTTGAGAACAGTTCTGTGAACGGAAAAGATATAATTGCTGTCTTCGTTGGTGAAAGCAACAACAAGGGAAATCTTGAGGACGGACAGAATTTGGAAAACATCGTAGACGAG atGGAAAATAAAGACAGTATAAAAGATGATACAGCAACTACTGCTACCGTTGTTGTTTATAACGTCGATGATGATGTATTCGATGAATATGATacgaaattttga